TACACTTTGTGGACAGCGGTATGGATACCGGCCCGATTCTTTTGCAAAAGGCGGTTGAGGTCCGAGAAGGTGATACCCCCAAAATATTGCAGAAGCGTGTGATGGAGGAAGCTGAGTGGGTGATCTTGCCGTATGCCATAGATCTGATTGCCAATGACAGGATTCGTGTAGAAGATGGATTGGTAAGAATTCTGAAATAAAGGAGTACAAAGTGATGAAAATTCTGATTATCGGAAGCGGCGGAAGAGAGCATGTAATTGCCTGGAAGGCAGCCAGAAGCCCAAAGGTGGATAAGATGTACTGTGCTCCCGGAAACGCCGGAATAGCGGAATACGCCGAGTGTGTAAATATTGGTGCCATGGAGTTTGAAAAACTGGCTGCGTTTGCAAAAGAAAAGGGAATTGATTTAACGATTGTAGGCATGGATGATCCGCTTGTGGGAGGTATCGTGGATGTATTTGAGACGCAGGGGCTTCGCATTTTCGGACCGCGGAAGGATGCAGCAATCCTGGAAGGTTCCAAAGCGTTTTCAAAGGACTTGATGAAAAAATATCATATACCTACAGCAGCATATGAAAACTTTACGGACCCCCAAAAGGCACTTGCCTGTCTTGAGACCGCAAGATTTCCAATTGTACTGAAAGCGGATGGTCTGGCGCTGGGAAAGGGTGTACTGATCTGCCAGAACCTGGAGGAGGCGAGGGAAGGTGTCCGGGAGATAATGCTGGATAAGAAATTTGGACAGGCAGGAAATCAGATGGTGATCGAAGAGTTTATGACAGGACGGGAAGTATCTGTACTCTCTTTTGTGGATGGAAAAACCATCAGGATCATGACCTCCGCACAGGATCACAAGCGGGCGAAGGATAAAGACCAGGGACTCAATACGGGAGGTATGGGGACATTTTCACCCAGTCCATTTTATACAGAAGAGGTGGATACATTCTGTAAACAATATATCTATCAGCAGACAGTAGATGCCATGGCGGCAGAGGGAAGAACGTTTCAGGGAATTATCTTCTTTGGACTGATGCTGACAGAAGATGGACCTAAAGTTCTGGAGTACAATGCCCGGTTTGGGGATCCGGAAGCCCAGGTGGTCTTGCCCAGGATGAAAAATGATATTATAGAGGTATTTGAAGCATGCATTGATGGCACATTGGATCGAATTGACCTGCAGTTTGAAGATAATGCGGCAGTTTGTGTGGTACTTGCAAGTGATGGGTATCCGGTTTCTTATGAGAAGGGATTTCCGATACACGGTCTGGAACACTTCAAAGGCAGTGAGGACTATTTCGTATTTCATGCCGGAACCTGCTTTAAAAATGGAGAAGTTGTTACAAACGGCGGAAGGGTCTTAGGTGTTACGGCTAAGGGGAAAGACCTGAAAGAGGCCCGGGAACATGCATATCAGGCTGTGGAGCTCGTGGAATTTCAAAACAAATATTACCGCCATGATATTGGAAAAGCAATTGATGAGGTTTGATACAAAGGAACTGCCGCCGGCAGTTCCTTTTATGTACTTTGGCGTTTATAACTGGAATCAAAACTTGCTGTTTTCACTTCAGTGTGCTATTCTAGTCTTACACAAAAGAAACAAGTGTTCTTAAATCTCTGTTTTTATTATAGATAGAAAGGTGGGATGCATATGCTGATTACTTATATAGAACATAGTGGATTCGCAGTGGAATGGGAAGAGTGTGTCTGGTTGTTTGATTATTACAGAGGAGAGATTCCCGCCCGGGATACAAAAAAGCCGCTCTTCATCTTTTCCAGCCATGGACACCGGGATCACTTTGTCCCTGAGATTTTTAATTTGTTTTCTGGCTATGAAAATGTACATTATATTTTGTCGTCAGATATTCAAAAGGAAGTTAAGAAAATCCCGTTGGGAAACATCCCAGATGGAATTCATTATATGAAACCGGGCGGCAACTTAAGTCTGGAGATCGGAGAGACTCAGAGTATGCAGATAAAAACTCTGGATTCCACAGACAGAGGAGTGGCATTTCTGATTGCTTATCAAGAGCAGTCTGTCTTTCATGCAGGTGATTTAAATGCCTGGGTATGGGAAGAGGATTCCAAGGCAGAGAAGCACGATATGATAACCAGGTATCAAAGAGAGGTTGATAAACTGATGCAGATTCCGTTAAATATTGCATTTCTGCCTCTGGATCACAGACTGGAGGACAACTATGATATGGGAATACATTATTTTATGGATCATGTGAATACGGAGTATATATTTCCGATGCATCTTTGGGGACGTTACAGCACAGTTACAAAATTCAGGGATTCCCTGCCGGGTACCGGGCAAAGAAGTAAGATTGTCAATGTAACGCATCCGGGACAACAGTGGGAATACGAAAAAGCTGAATTAAGAGAAATAACAGATAAAAGGAGATTGAGATGATTCAGGATATACAACCACATCGTTTTCATGTGGAATATACACCACAGGAGCCAGAGGAAAGCGATGTGGTATTGATTTACATGCGGGATCGGATTCTGGCTAAATATAAGGAGGGCAGGATAGAATACCCTTTGGTTTCAGATATCATGAGTGTCTTTCCCGAAATCGGGAAAAAAGCGAAATTTTTATTCAGAATTGATGATCAGGATTACTATGAACTGAGAAAACCGGAGATAGAAGAATTCAGTGATTGGAGCTATCAGGCTACGACAGTCTTAAGAGAAGCCAGTCCTATGTGGAAAGCTTTCGCCGGAATTACGGGATATCAGATTCATACCTGGTACAACGATACAAAGTTCTGCGGCCGCTGCGGTACGAAGATGAGGGCACAGGGAGTGGAACGGGCGATGGAATGTCCGGCGTGCGGAAAAGTTACATACCCGACCATTTCTCCGGCAGTTATTGTAGGAATTACCAATGGAAACAGACTGTTGCTGACCAGATATGCGGCCGGTCACAGTAAGCTTAAGAATTATGCACTCGTTGCCGGTTATGTGGAAGTGGGAGAAGTCCTGGAAGAGACGGTCCGCAGGGAAGTGATGGAAGAAGTCGGTCTGAAGGTCAAGAATATCAGATACTATAAAAGTCAGCCCTGGGCATTTACAGGAACAATTCTGGTTGGATTTTTCTGTGATGTGGATGGGGATGATACCATACATCTGGACGAATTGGAACTGAGCGAAGGGCAGTGGTTTGAACGTGAAGATATTCCGGAAAACAAACTGAATATCAGCCTTACCAGTGAGATGATACAATTTTTTAAATCGAATCCAGGCAACGAATTTCAATGAAATGTCTTTTTATAGAAAACTAAGGAGATTAGTATGAATTATAGAATGGTGCTTCAGTATGATGGCAGCAGATATGATGGATGGCAGAAGCAGGGAAACACAGGCAATACCATTCAGGGTAAACTGGAAGCAGTACTTAGCCGCTTTGCCGGAGAATCCGTGGAAGTTAACGGTGCAGGAAGAACGGATGCAGGGGTGCATGCTTATGGGCAGACTGCAAGCTTTCATCTGAAGCAGGAGGCAGAAGAAGAGGAACTTTGGAAGTATCTGAACAGATATCTTCCGGAGGATATAGAGGTTTTAGGCGTGGAAAGGGCACCGGAGCGTTTCCATGCCAGATTATCCGCTGTCCGCAAGACGTATATGTATAAGGTAGGTTTAGACAGCAGAAAACATGTATTTGACAGAAAGTATCTCTATCATTTTGAGGGAGAGCTGGATATAAAAGCGATGGAAGAAGCAGCCAGATATCTCAGAGGAACCCATGACTTTAAAAGCTTCTGTTCGAACAGACGTTTTAAAAAGTCTACGATTCGTACCCTTCATATGATTAAGATCGATTTAGATAAAAAAACGGATGTGATGAAAATCATATTTATTGGAGATGGATTTTTATACCATATGGTCAGAATTATCACAGGTACACTGCTGGAGGTAGGACAGGGAAAGCGCTCCCCCTCGGAGATTAAAGGGATTATCGAAGCAAAAGACAGAGAGGCCGCAGGCTTTACGGCACCACCGCAGGGACTGACATTGGTTTCGGTGGAATACGAATAGGAGAATTTATGCAGACTTACAAAGGAGCGATATTTGATCTGGATGGAACCCTTCTGGATTCCATGAATGTCTGGAGACAGATAGATGAAGATTTTCTGAGAAAGAGAGGGTTTGAAGTACCGCAGGACTATATGGCAGCCATCACTCCACTAGGAGCGAAAGCTGCCGCCGCTTACACGATTAGGCGCTTTAAGCTGAATGAAAGACCGGAGGATATTATGCAGGAGTGGATGTCCATGGCGCAGGACGCATATGCAACTCAGGTCATTTTGAAACCATATGTCATGGAATATCTGGAGCAGTTGAAAAGACTTGATATCCGGATAGCAGCAGCTACATCTTCAGAACGGGAACTGATGCTTCCTGCACTTAAGCGTACAGGCATACTGCCATATTTTGATGAGATTGTAACGGTCAGTGAAGTTTCAAGAGGGAAAGGGTTTCCGGATATTTATGAAAAAGCAGCGCTGCAGATTGGAGAAAAATCTCAGACCTGTGTGGTATATGAAGATATCATAGAAGGCGTACGCGGGGCCAATGAAGGTGGATTCTTATCCGTAGGGGTCTATGATCCGGAATCGGAATCCTCAAAGGAGGACATACTTAGAGAATCAGATGTATATATCCATGGATTCGATGAACTGATGGAACAGCATCGCGAATCCTATGATTTTTAAAAGAAATAAAATGTAAAGGTGATAATAATGGCAAAAGTAACTTATGATGCCAGCAGTATATCTGTGCTGGAAGGACTGGAGGCAGTCAGAAAAAGACCCGGAATGTATATTGGAAGCACGACAAGAAAAGGGTTGAACCATCTGATCTACGAAATCGTGGATAATGCAGTTGACGAGCATCTGGCAGGATACTGTGATAGGATACAGGTTACACTCGAGGCGGATGGTTCCTGTACTGTTTCGGATAACGGACGGGGAATTCCCGTAGGAATGCATGAGAAGGGGATGTCTGCGGAACGCCTGGTATTCACAACACTGCATGCCGGTGGAAAATTTGATAATCAGGCATATAAGACCAGCGGAGGACTGCACGGTGTGGGCTCTTCGGTGGTCAATGCATTGTCCAGCCATCTCGATATCAAAATCAGTGTGGACGGCTACATTCATCATGATTATTATGAACAGGGTGTGCCGAAGCTGGAGCTGGAGAATGGACTTCTCCCGAAGCTGGGAAGAACCCGCGAGACAGGTACCTGTGTGAACTTTCTTCCGGATCCGGAAATATTCGAAAAGACCCGGTTCTCTGCCACAGAAGTGAAGTCTCGTCTTCATGAGACAGCCTATCTGAATCCTGAGCTTAAGATTGTGTTTGAGGACAGGCGTGACGGTGTTCAGGAAACAATCGTCTTTCATGAACCGGATGGAATCGTGGGCTTTGTGAAAGATTTGAACAGAAAAAAAGAGGCTGTTCATGAAGTGATTTACTTTAAAGGAGAGAGTGAAGGAATCACTGTAGAAGTGGCACTTCAGTTTATCAATGAATTTCAGGAAAATGTACTGGGGTTCTGTAATAATATCTATAATGCAGAGGGCGGCGCCCACTTAACAGGCTTTAAAACCCAATTTACTACAATTATGAATAATTATGCCAGAGAACTTGGGATTCTAAAAGAGAAGGATTCCAATTTCACAGGGGCAGACATCCGTAATGGTATGACAGCGGTGGTTTCAATCAAGCATCCTGATCCAAGATTTGAAGGACAGACGAAAACAAAGCTGGATAACCAGGATGCAGCAAGGGCAGCCAGTAAAATTACGGGAGAAGAAGCAGTACTATATTTCGACCGGAATCTGGAGGTTTTAAAGAATGTACTGGCTTGTGCGGAGCGTTCGGCAAAGATTCGTAAGACAGAAGAAAAAGCAAAAACCAACTTGTTATCCAAACAGAAATATTCCTTTGATTCCAATGGAAAGCTTTCCAATTGCGAGAGCCGGGATCCTACTAAGTGCGAAATATTTATTGTGGAGGGAGATTCGGCAGGCGGTTCTGCCAAGATGGCCAGAAACAGGAATTTCCAGGCAATCATGCCGATTCGCGGAAAAATTTTAAATGTGGAAAAAGCTACAATTGACAAAGTGCTTGCCAATGCCGAGATTAAGACTATGATTAATGCATTCGGATGTGGTTTTTCGGAAGGATATGGCAATGACTTTGATATTACGAAGCTGCGTTATAATAAGATCATCATCATGGCCGATGCCGATGTGGACGGAGCGCATATTTCCACCCTGCTCTTGACCTTATTTTACCGGTTTATGCCTGAATTAATCTATGAGGGACATGTATATGTAGCAATGCCGCCCCTCTATAAAGTCATGCCTTCGAAGGGGAAGGAAGAATATCTGTATGACGATAAAGCGTTAGACAGATACCGGAAAAAACATAAGAATGAAAAATTCACTCTGCAAAGATACAAAGGTCTGGGAGAAATGGATGCGGTACAGCTTTGGGAGACTACGCTGAACCCCGGGAGCAGAATGCTGAAACAGATTGAAATTGAAGATGCCCGTCTGGCATCGGATGTGACAGAAGTTTTGATGGGAACCGATGTACCTCCCAGAAAGGCATTTATCTATGAGCATGCCCAAGATGCAGAATTAGATATCTAATTCCCGTGAGAAAGGTTGAATAGAATGGATGAACAGATTATAAAGACAGAATATTCCGAGCTTATGCAGAAATCATATATTGACTATGCCATGAGTGTAATTGTGGCGCGGGCACTTCCCGATGTACGCGACGGTCTGAAGCCTGTGCACAGAAGAACCCTGTATGATATGCAGGAGCTGGGAATTTATTATGACAGACCCTACCGGAAATGTGCCCGTATCGTGGGTGACACGATGGGAAAATATCATCCTCACGGTGACAGCTCCATCTATGACGCCCTAGTGGTGATGGCCCAGGATTTTAAAAAGGGTCAGACATTAGTCGATGGGCATGGAAACTTCGGCTCCATAGAAGGTGACGGCGCCGCTGCAATGCGTTATACGGAGGCCAGGCTTCAGAAGATTACACAGGATGTTTATCTGAAGGATATGGACAAAGATGTGGTCGATTTCATTCCGAATTTCGATGAGACAGAGAAAGAACCCGAGGTGCTGCCGGTAAGGATTCCCAATCTGCTGGTCAATGGTGCAGATGGCATCGCGGTGGGTATGGCCACAAATATCCCGCCCCATAACCTGGCAGAGGTAGTGGATGCCGTAAAGGCTTATATGAAGGATGAGGACATTACGACCAAAGGTCTGATGAAATATATCAAAGGACCTGATTTTCCTACGGGAGGAATTGTTGCAAATCAGGATGACCTGAGGCAGATTTATGAGACAGGGGCCGGAAAGCTGAAACTTCGGGGTAAACTTGCAGTAGAGAAAGGAAAGGCGGGAAAACAGTATCTGATTATCAGTGAGATTCCGTATACGATGATTGGCGCCAATATCAGTAAGTTTCTGAATGACGTTGCAAATCTGGTGGACTTAAAAAAGGCACAGGATATCATAGATATATCCAACCAGTCCTCAAAGGAAGGAATACGGATTATGCTGGAACTTAAAAAGGGAGCGGATGTGGAGCATCTGACCAATCTGCTTTATAAGAAGACGAGGCTTGAGGATACATTTGGTGTGAACATGCTGGCAGTTGTGGATGGCCGTCCGGAGACTTTAAGTCTTAAAAAGATTATCGAACATCATGTGGATTTTCAATTTGAACTATGTACCAGAAAATACCAGAATCTGCTGGCCAGGGAACTGGATAAAAAGGAAGTCCAGGAGGGCCTGATTAAAGCCTATGATGTAATTGATCTCATCATTGAAATCCTGCGGGGCAGTAAAAATCAAAAGCAGGTAAAGGACTGTCTGACCATGGGGCTTACTGATGGGATTAAATTCAAGACAAAGACCAGTGAAAAGGCCGCACGGAAGCTTAACTTTACCCAGAGACAGGCTGCGGCGATACTGGAGATGCGCCTGTATCGCCTGATTGGTCTGGAGCTTGAGGCATTACTGAAGGAACACGGCGATACACTGGAGAAAATCGCCCGCTATGAGGATATACTAAACAATTATGACTCCATGGCCAGGGTAATTATGGATGATCTGGACGCTGTTAAAAAAGAGTATGGAAGAAAGCGCAGGACTTTAATTGAAAATTCAGAAGAAATTGTCCTGGAAGAACAGAAAATAAAAGAGACAGAAATTGTATTTCTCATGGATCGGTTCGGATATGCCAAAACTGTAGATGTGGCTACCTATGAGCGTAATAAAGAATCAGCAGATACTGAGAATAAATATGTCTTTCGCTGTATGAATACCGATAAAATCTGTATTTTCACAGATCAGGGCAGGCTGCACATGGTAAAAGCTTTGGACTTGCCCGGAGGAAAGTTTCGGGATAAAGGAACACCGATTGATAATCTCTGTAATTACAGCAGTACCCGGGAACAGATGGTATTTGTCTCCAGCCTGGAACATATAAAACAGAATAAATTGGTATTTGTTTCAAAAAACGGGATGTGCAAGGTTGTAGATGGCTACGAATTTGATGTGTCAAAACGTACAGTTGCCGCTACGAAACTGGCAGAGGAGCAGGACTGCGTAATATTGGTGGGCATCTTTGATGAAAGCGACTATCTGGTATTGCAAAGCCACGGCGGCTATTTTCTGCGATTCCTCGCAAACGAGATACCGGAGAAAAAGAAAACCGCACTTGGAGTCCGGGGTATGCGGCTTAGCGAAGGGGACTATATGGAACACGCATATCTCTTAGCCAGCCGTATGGAATATGAGATAGAATATAAAGAAAAAAAACTTAACCTGAATAAATTGAAACTCGCAAAACGGGACACGAAGGGAACGAAAAAGCAATGATATATAGTTCTAAATAATATAAAAGAAGCCGCATTTTTTAAGCGGCCTCTTTTTAGGTTATCTTTTTATAAAATCTGAGGTAATCCAAGGTAATTGAGCAGCCCGACATAGATGCCATATGCAAACTGGTATTGATCATTAACCAGCTTCTGAACATCATCGTAATTCGAAATATAGCCAAGCTCAACTAATATAGAAGGCATCTGTGTGCGCCTTAAGACGTATAGGGCGGAATTGACCCGTACGCCATTGTTCTTTGTACCGGTTCTGCGGACAATTTCCAGAAGAACCTGTTCCGCCAGTTCTGCGGCGGGACTATCCAGATCATAGACATAGACTTCGCTGCCGTTTATTTCCGGGTTGGGGTTGGAGTTTACGTGTATACTGATAAAATAATCTGCCGGCCAGCTGTTCGCCATATACACACGCTCTCTTAAACTGGTGGCATTGCTGGTTCCAAGCACTGTCTCAGGTGTCGGCCTGGAAACACGTACTTCAAATCTTGGATCATTTGAAAGTATATTGGCCAGAAAAATCCCCACCATATAAGTGATATCCTGCTCCCTATAGCCGAAGCCTTCTGCGCCTGCATTAAAACCACTGGGATTATGTCCCTGATCAACAAAAATTTTTATTGCCAAAATCTTACCATCCTTCATATATTACTTCTCATGAATACTATATGCAGAAACGGCTTCCTGGATGAAAGATGGTAACTTAATTTAGCTTCATGCCTTTCAACGCATCAGCAAACGCGTTGTTGAGCGGTTTGGCGGCTTCTTTCTTTTGATTTGCCATATATTTTGCCACATCCTTCTTTGTTACTCCGCCACCTTCTTTCCTGCGGCGTTCCTCAAACTTGTCCAAACGTTCTTTATGACCACAGGAGCAGATAAAAGTGGCTTCTTCTCCTTTTCCATACATCTCCATACGCTTATGGCAGACAGGACAGCGGGCATTTGTGGTGCGCGATATGGTTTCACGGTAGCCACACGCACGGTCCTGACAAACCAGTAGTTTTGCGTTTTTACCATTAACAGATAACAGACGCTTTCCACATTGGGGACATTTTTTGTTGGTCAGATTGTCATGACGGAAGGTTCCCTCCTCCGACTTTATCTCATGGATAAGATCCCCGGTATAGGTACGGATTTCGGACATAAAATCCTGATGCGCAAGCTTCCCTTTTGCTATATCAGAAAGCTTCATTTCCCAGCTTGCCGTAAGCTCCGGTTTTTTTAAATCTGCCGGCACCAGCTTCAGCAATTGCTTTGCCTTGCCAGTCAGCAGGATTTCATTGCCTTTCTTTTCGAGCAAAAAACTGTTAAAAAGTTTTTCTATAATATCTGCTCTGGTAGCCACGGTTCCAAGCCCTCCTGTTTCCCCCAGGGTTTTTGCCATCCGGATATCCGAAGACTCCATATAGCGGATGGGATTTTCCATGGCGGAAAGAAGCGTTGCTTCCGTAAAACGTGCAGGCGGTTTGGTTTTTCCCTCCCGAATTGTGACCTTTGAATCAAAAAAAATCTGACCCTGCTGCAGAAGAGGGAGAGTCTGCTCTTTCATATCCTCATGAGCTTCATCCTCCTCATCAGGATTCTGCCCGGACTCGTATATCTCCCGCCATCCATTTTCTACAATTCTTTTCCCCTTTGCTGTAAAGGTTTCTCCGCCTGAAAGTCCTGTCAGAGTAGTTTCTTCGTAGATACATGGAGGGTAGAGTACACTGATGAATCTACGGACAACCAGATCGTAAATTCTTCGTTCTTCCACAGACATAGCATTCAGTTGTACGAATTGTTCCGTTGGAATGATTGCATGGTGATCCGATACCTTACTGTCGTTTACAAATGGCAATTTTCCCGATAATTTCATCTGTTTTGCCTTAGCAGCAAAAGTCTTATACGGACCCACAGCTATGGCTTCCAGACGTTCTCTTAGGGTAGGGACGATATCTGCAGTCAGATATCGGGAATCCGTACGGGGATAGGTGAGAACTTTATGAAACTCATAGAGACGCTGCATGATATTCAAGGTCTGTTTGGCTGAGTAACCAAAGCGTTTATTGGCATCCCGCTGTAGTTCTGTCAAGTCATAGAGTAGTGGGGCATAAGTCTTTTTATCCTTTTTTTCTACCTTTGTAAGTTTAAATTCCTTATGTGTAATCCTGCTTTGTATTTCCTGACTGCGTTCTTTGGAAAAAATCCTGGTTTCCCCGGTCTTTCCATCTTTCCACAGATAAGAAACACCTCCGGCCAAAGTGGAAATTGTATAGTAAGGTTTTGGCTCAAAAGCACGGATTTCATGCTCCCTTTTATCAATCATGGCAAGCGTAGGTGTCTGAACCCGTCCGCAGGACAACTGCGCATTATATTTGCAGGTCAGAGCACGCGTACAGTTAATTCCCACTAGCCAGTCGGATTCCGCACGTGAAACGGCAGCATGATAAAGCGTATCATATTCTCTGGAATCCTTAAGATGAGCAAACCCTTCTTTTATTGCTTTATCCGTAACAGAAGAAATCCAGAGGCGCTTGCAAGGTTTTTGATTATGCGCTTTATCAAGAATCCATCGGGCAACCAGTTCACCTTCCCTGCCGGCATCCGTTGCGATAACAACCTGGCTGATATCCTTTCTGTCAAGCAGCATCTGTATTGCATGGTACTGCTTACCAGTTTGTGGGATAACCTTGATTTTCAGCTTCGCAGGCATCAGGGGAAGAACTTCCAATTTCCATTCCTTATATTTTTTATCATAGTCTTCAGGATCCAACAAGGTAACCAGGTGGCCGAGCGCCCAGGTAACCACATACTGGCTGCCTTCTATACATCCGTTTCCATTCTGACGGCAATTAAGAACCCGGGCGATATCTCTGCCTACAGAAGGCTTCTCTGCAATGACTAATGTTTTCATGTTATTAACTCCTACTCTTTTTAAATGCATTCAATTTTGTAACAGTGTTGCGCAGATTTCGAGGAATTACGACTTTTTTCCTCACATTTCTGTCTTTTTTTCATATGATATGGTAAGAGATCATTCATAATAAGCAACACATGGTCTCTTACTCAAGTTCATCCTTCCTGTGTGAATAACGGATTCTCCATAAGGCGTCGGCGGCTTCGCCTTATGGAAAGGAAATAGGGAACAGCTCGTGTACACTCCATGGCTGTTCCCTGTTTTTAAACACGTTCTAAAGTCGCAACTGCTTTTTCATTATATTGGGAGGAAATGATGCCCCCATCTGACAGACGGGAATAGATTCCCTTAAATGCCCCATTATATACATAAAGTCCTGACATATTGGTATAGGATTTAAACGCCGCCTCCTGGTCCGGAAAATAAATATTTTCCGTCTGATAGGGAGGACAATATTCCTGATAAATATACCCTTTGTTAAAATGGCGTGTTACAATATCTGCCCAGTCATCGGGGTTATAATCAATGCCGGCAAAGACACCCCTGGAGGCATAAGAGTCCAGTGGTTTGATAATCCATCTGTCTTTTTCAGAGGTAATCTGTTCCAAAGTACAGTACCTGTCATCCATGAGATTGGTAGAAGGAATGTGTTCATTGACAAACAGCTGCTCCTCCTTTGTCAAAAGATGCAGTGTAGGTTCTTCACGTAATATCTTAAACAACCATTTATTATGGATGATTTGCGTACAGAAGGAGCCGATGGTGCATACATCCTGGTTTTTAACGGCCTTTATGAAGTCCTGTACCTCATCATAATGTTCCATAACATCTGTGGTTACAGCCCGGCGGTAAATGGCATCCACAGGATGGCCTGAAGGGGAATAAAGTACATGATTCTTATACTTCATCTCTGTAATTTCACAAATTTCACATTCACATCCATATTTTTGAAAACGTCTTTGAAATTCTTCGAATTCTGTGATGGAACAATGTTCGAGAAAATCCACAATCGCGATATAAGGCTTTCCGAGTTTTTTCTTTTCGTAAGTATCATACAGGGATAAAAAAGTTTCCACCCATGTGTCGAATAATTCGAACTGTCTGAATGCGTATTTTTCTTTCATATGCTTGTGAGCAATATTTAACTCCAGGGCCTGATTCAATACGAAATCTTCGTTCATGGCACTGGTTCCATCGGTGTTAATTTCACAAAATTTGAAAGAGTGAGTTTCTTCATTAAAGAAAATGTCAAATCTCGCAATAGGCAGAACACTGTCATACAAATTGGGAACCAGAATCAATTCCTCTAATTCTCTGGAAAACGGAAACAGCTTTCTGTATTCCGGATTATTCAGATACTCCTGGATGACCTTTGTAAATATGCGATAGGTAATCCTGACAATATTCTCATAGATTTGAACGGTATCTTTTGTAAAAACTTTAGGAACATGCAGTGTGTGAACACAACGCCCGTGATATGCAACGGAAGAGTGCTCCAGGTAGTC
The window above is part of the Novisyntrophococcus fermenticellae genome. Proteins encoded here:
- the purD gene encoding phosphoribosylamine--glycine ligase, yielding MKILIIGSGGREHVIAWKAARSPKVDKMYCAPGNAGIAEYAECVNIGAMEFEKLAAFAKEKGIDLTIVGMDDPLVGGIVDVFETQGLRIFGPRKDAAILEGSKAFSKDLMKKYHIPTAAYENFTDPQKALACLETARFPIVLKADGLALGKGVLICQNLEEAREGVREIMLDKKFGQAGNQMVIEEFMTGREVSVLSFVDGKTIRIMTSAQDHKRAKDKDQGLNTGGMGTFSPSPFYTEEVDTFCKQYIYQQTVDAMAAEGRTFQGIIFFGLMLTEDGPKVLEYNARFGDPEAQVVLPRMKNDIIEVFEACIDGTLDRIDLQFEDNAAVCVVLASDGYPVSYEKGFPIHGLEHFKGSEDYFVFHAGTCFKNGEVVTNGGRVLGVTAKGKDLKEAREHAYQAVELVEFQNKYYRHDIGKAIDEV
- a CDS encoding MBL fold metallo-hydrolase; this encodes MLITYIEHSGFAVEWEECVWLFDYYRGEIPARDTKKPLFIFSSHGHRDHFVPEIFNLFSGYENVHYILSSDIQKEVKKIPLGNIPDGIHYMKPGGNLSLEIGETQSMQIKTLDSTDRGVAFLIAYQEQSVFHAGDLNAWVWEEDSKAEKHDMITRYQREVDKLMQIPLNIAFLPLDHRLEDNYDMGIHYFMDHVNTEYIFPMHLWGRYSTVTKFRDSLPGTGQRSKIVNVTHPGQQWEYEKAELREITDKRRLR
- the nudC gene encoding NAD(+) diphosphatase, which produces MIQDIQPHRFHVEYTPQEPEESDVVLIYMRDRILAKYKEGRIEYPLVSDIMSVFPEIGKKAKFLFRIDDQDYYELRKPEIEEFSDWSYQATTVLREASPMWKAFAGITGYQIHTWYNDTKFCGRCGTKMRAQGVERAMECPACGKVTYPTISPAVIVGITNGNRLLLTRYAAGHSKLKNYALVAGYVEVGEVLEETVRREVMEEVGLKVKNIRYYKSQPWAFTGTILVGFFCDVDGDDTIHLDELELSEGQWFEREDIPENKLNISLTSEMIQFFKSNPGNEFQ
- the truA gene encoding tRNA pseudouridine(38-40) synthase TruA; translation: MNYRMVLQYDGSRYDGWQKQGNTGNTIQGKLEAVLSRFAGESVEVNGAGRTDAGVHAYGQTASFHLKQEAEEEELWKYLNRYLPEDIEVLGVERAPERFHARLSAVRKTYMYKVGLDSRKHVFDRKYLYHFEGELDIKAMEEAARYLRGTHDFKSFCSNRRFKKSTIRTLHMIKIDLDKKTDVMKIIFIGDGFLYHMVRIITGTLLEVGQGKRSPSEIKGIIEAKDREAAGFTAPPQGLTLVSVEYE
- a CDS encoding HAD family hydrolase, with translation MQTYKGAIFDLDGTLLDSMNVWRQIDEDFLRKRGFEVPQDYMAAITPLGAKAAAAYTIRRFKLNERPEDIMQEWMSMAQDAYATQVILKPYVMEYLEQLKRLDIRIAAATSSERELMLPALKRTGILPYFDEIVTVSEVSRGKGFPDIYEKAALQIGEKSQTCVVYEDIIEGVRGANEGGFLSVGVYDPESESSKEDILRESDVYIHGFDELMEQHRESYDF
- a CDS encoding DNA gyrase/topoisomerase IV subunit B — encoded protein: MAKVTYDASSISVLEGLEAVRKRPGMYIGSTTRKGLNHLIYEIVDNAVDEHLAGYCDRIQVTLEADGSCTVSDNGRGIPVGMHEKGMSAERLVFTTLHAGGKFDNQAYKTSGGLHGVGSSVVNALSSHLDIKISVDGYIHHDYYEQGVPKLELENGLLPKLGRTRETGTCVNFLPDPEIFEKTRFSATEVKSRLHETAYLNPELKIVFEDRRDGVQETIVFHEPDGIVGFVKDLNRKKEAVHEVIYFKGESEGITVEVALQFINEFQENVLGFCNNIYNAEGGAHLTGFKTQFTTIMNNYARELGILKEKDSNFTGADIRNGMTAVVSIKHPDPRFEGQTKTKLDNQDAARAASKITGEEAVLYFDRNLEVLKNVLACAERSAKIRKTEEKAKTNLLSKQKYSFDSNGKLSNCESRDPTKCEIFIVEGDSAGGSAKMARNRNFQAIMPIRGKILNVEKATIDKVLANAEIKTMINAFGCGFSEGYGNDFDITKLRYNKIIIMADADVDGAHISTLLLTLFYRFMPELIYEGHVYVAMPPLYKVMPSKGKEEYLYDDKALDRYRKKHKNEKFTLQRYKGLGEMDAVQLWETTLNPGSRMLKQIEIEDARLASDVTEVLMGTDVPPRKAFIYEHAQDAELDI